From the genome of Desulfovibrio gilichinskyi, one region includes:
- a CDS encoding methylenetetrahydrofolate reductase → MNVASSIKEVGQFFSFEFFPPKEKQAWDNFMEKAERLADLRPLFASVTYGAGGSSHENSLDVCETLKKEMGIDILAHLTCVGASEHSIDDFVSRLKDAGVSDILALGGDGRCEEGNNESRFLRAADLVDYVESKFSDVGIAVAGYPSGHPDSPTIAQDINYHCDKLSKGAEFTITQLFFDNRQYFDYVDRVGDMGFDQPVIPGVLPIQSLGSLRRIMSLCGASIPGDLYCGVEKAFKNGGDEAVMEFGFNFAQNQIAGLLKGGVPGVHIYTLNRAAMCERLIGSLKSDGYFA, encoded by the coding sequence ATGAATGTGGCAAGCAGTATAAAAGAAGTCGGACAATTTTTTTCTTTTGAGTTTTTTCCGCCTAAAGAAAAACAGGCATGGGATAACTTTATGGAGAAGGCGGAGAGACTGGCTGATTTAAGACCTTTATTCGCCTCTGTCACTTATGGAGCAGGCGGCTCAAGTCATGAAAATTCTCTTGATGTCTGCGAAACGCTTAAAAAGGAAATGGGGATTGATATTCTTGCTCATCTGACATGTGTGGGAGCAAGTGAGCACTCTATTGATGATTTTGTAAGCAGATTAAAGGACGCAGGCGTTTCAGATATTTTAGCACTTGGCGGAGACGGGCGGTGCGAAGAAGGGAATAATGAGAGTAGATTTTTACGTGCCGCAGATCTTGTTGACTATGTTGAGAGTAAATTTTCAGATGTGGGAATAGCCGTTGCCGGATATCCGTCCGGTCATCCTGATTCTCCTACTATCGCGCAGGACATTAATTATCATTGTGACAAGTTGTCTAAAGGTGCTGAGTTTACAATTACGCAGCTTTTTTTTGATAACAGGCAGTATTTTGATTACGTGGACAGGGTTGGAGATATGGGATTTGATCAGCCGGTAATTCCCGGAGTTCTACCGATTCAATCATTAGGCTCACTGCGAAGGATTATGTCACTGTGCGGCGCATCAATTCCCGGTGATTTATATTGCGGAGTGGAAAAAGCATTTAAAAACGGCGGTGACGAGGCCGTAATGGAGTTTGGTTTTAATTTTGCGCAAAATCAAATTGCGGGGCTTCTTAAAGGCGGAGTTCCGGGAGTTCATATATACACTCTTAACCGCGCCGCAATGTGTGAAAGGTTAATCGGAAGTTTGAAATCTGACGGTTATTTTGCTTAA
- a CDS encoding multiheme c-type cytochrome, with product MEYPIWHLTTFGGGFWIAFIATIHVFVAQFAVGGGLFLVISEQMAYRTGSEELLGYVKKHSKFFLLLTMVFGGVSGVALWFSMALLSPQGALVLVTEFVFAWATEWVWFVGEIVALLIYFYSWHKMTRSDHVKIGWFYFIFAWLSLFTINGVVGFMLTPGEWVQTHNFWDGIFNPTFWPQLAFRSFISVMLAGIFGFVTASWLKDPAVRCKMIRLCSIWTLLGLILVLPCGYWYLMALPPEQASMIIEKSHRVAYFMKMFEITAPIVLIGGLIMAICMPRKVKFPSALILLLIALVFYGSFEFIREAGRKPYVLWGVVYSNSVMVDKAAAMEGKSLLQNAKWVPDDLRKITSENKLKAGEWLYQMECISCHAINGPMNDIVPRTAKYNAAGLDAFLSGMGKLSKYMSPFLGDETERMALAEYIDSLSPQAKVVLPEIKESDAKPAPFATDQKYTLLAWPVEGLRLVVENKGRVILSDGGSKVRAQLILRGDSPEIVTDDVKIVCELKTINQPYEMKVKDGFFESPPINALPYSNDGYQPLPLVEVDAVNSAGEIFATTTIVLPVSTRATCNNCHGGDWAVKDQGGLATQTADDFLKIHDRDNHTDFMARVKSVNGDTIDCVSCHDGDTQLDLSAALHGFHAVYLSGKGNDACSMCHPPESLRGHHLNVGMECVNCHGVMENHALALLKGEGAQPAAKGLIALLTPVDMDKEEINPRKPWVQEPDCLTCHADFAAPDTDSAFNVWNEKKSDLFRNRKDEMSAVMCAACHNAPHAIFPAEDERDNLRALQYMGEAKPIGSGGTCTVCHESDMEYAAHHPGMGLE from the coding sequence ATGGAATATCCAATTTGGCACCTCACTACTTTCGGTGGCGGTTTCTGGATTGCTTTTATCGCTACCATCCATGTTTTTGTGGCTCAGTTTGCTGTAGGCGGCGGACTGTTTCTGGTTATAAGCGAACAGATGGCTTATCGCACCGGGTCTGAGGAACTGCTCGGTTACGTTAAGAAGCATTCAAAATTTTTCCTGCTCCTGACGATGGTTTTCGGAGGAGTCAGCGGTGTTGCCCTCTGGTTTAGTATGGCATTGCTCAGCCCGCAGGGAGCACTTGTCCTTGTAACCGAATTTGTATTTGCATGGGCAACAGAGTGGGTCTGGTTTGTCGGTGAAATTGTAGCCTTGCTGATTTATTTTTATTCATGGCACAAAATGACACGCTCTGATCACGTTAAAATAGGCTGGTTCTATTTTATTTTCGCGTGGCTGTCACTTTTCACCATCAACGGTGTGGTCGGCTTTATGCTTACACCCGGAGAATGGGTACAAACACATAATTTCTGGGATGGTATTTTTAATCCTACATTCTGGCCGCAATTGGCGTTCCGCTCGTTTATATCCGTTATGCTGGCAGGTATTTTCGGTTTTGTAACTGCTTCCTGGCTCAAAGATCCGGCAGTGCGGTGCAAGATGATTCGCCTTTGCAGCATCTGGACTCTGCTCGGACTTATTCTCGTTTTGCCGTGCGGGTATTGGTATCTGATGGCTTTGCCGCCTGAGCAGGCTTCTATGATCATAGAAAAATCCCACCGCGTTGCATATTTTATGAAGATGTTCGAAATCACCGCCCCGATTGTTTTGATCGGAGGCTTGATTATGGCTATTTGTATGCCGCGGAAGGTAAAGTTCCCGTCAGCGTTAATTTTACTTTTAATTGCACTTGTCTTTTACGGCTCATTTGAGTTTATCCGTGAAGCAGGCAGAAAACCTTATGTTTTGTGGGGTGTTGTTTATTCCAACTCGGTCATGGTTGATAAAGCCGCCGCAATGGAAGGCAAATCACTTTTACAGAATGCCAAATGGGTTCCGGATGATTTGCGAAAGATCACAAGTGAAAATAAACTGAAGGCCGGAGAATGGTTGTATCAGATGGAATGTATTTCATGCCATGCCATTAACGGGCCTATGAATGATATTGTGCCGAGAACCGCTAAGTACAACGCTGCAGGTCTGGATGCATTTCTATCAGGAATGGGTAAACTCAGTAAGTATATGTCGCCTTTCTTAGGTGATGAGACTGAGCGCATGGCTCTTGCTGAATATATAGACAGCCTCAGCCCTCAGGCTAAGGTTGTACTTCCAGAAATTAAAGAATCTGACGCTAAACCTGCTCCTTTTGCGACTGATCAAAAATACACTTTACTGGCGTGGCCTGTTGAAGGATTACGTTTAGTTGTTGAGAATAAAGGACGGGTGATCCTTTCCGACGGCGGCAGTAAAGTGCGCGCTCAGTTGATTTTGCGTGGCGACTCTCCTGAAATTGTGACTGATGATGTAAAGATAGTTTGTGAACTAAAAACGATCAATCAGCCTTATGAAATGAAAGTTAAGGATGGATTTTTTGAGTCTCCGCCTATAAATGCGTTGCCGTATTCAAATGACGGATATCAGCCGTTGCCGCTGGTGGAAGTAGACGCTGTGAACAGTGCAGGCGAGATTTTCGCGACAACTACAATTGTTCTCCCTGTTTCAACCAGAGCTACCTGCAACAATTGTCATGGCGGAGATTGGGCCGTTAAGGATCAGGGCGGACTTGCCACGCAGACCGCGGATGATTTCTTGAAGATTCATGACCGCGACAACCATACTGATTTTATGGCGCGGGTTAAGTCTGTAAACGGAGATACAATCGATTGCGTAAGTTGTCATGACGGCGACACTCAGCTTGATTTATCTGCCGCGTTACATGGTTTTCACGCAGTATATCTGTCCGGTAAAGGAAACGACGCTTGTTCCATGTGTCACCCTCCTGAAAGTTTACGCGGTCACCATCTAAATGTCGGTATGGAATGCGTGAATTGTCATGGAGTGATGGAGAACCATGCACTGGCTCTGCTTAAAGGTGAAGGCGCTCAGCCTGCCGCAAAAGGGCTGATAGCTTTGCTGACTCCGGTTGATATGGATAAGGAAGAGATTAATCCCCGTAAACCGTGGGTGCAGGAACCGGATTGTCTGACCTGCCATGCTGATTTCGCAGCGCCGGATACGGATTCTGCTTTCAACGTCTGGAATGAAAAGAAGTCAGATCTGTTCCGCAATCGCAAAGATGAAATGAGCGCAGTTATGTGCGCCGCTTGTCATAACGCACCTCATGCAATCTTCCCTGCCGAGGATGAACGGGATAATTTGCGCGCACTTCAATATATGGGCGAAGCCAAGCCTATAGGTTCCGGCGGAACTTGCACCGTTTGCCACGAAAGTGATATGGAATACGCAGCGCACCATCCAGGTATGGGGCTGGAGTAG